In the genome of Candidatus Zymogenaceae bacterium, the window ATGACAACTCGAAAAAAATGTCTTCAAGGGACGGGATGATCGACCGGACGCTTCGAAAGGCGATGCCGTGTTCTTCGAGCGTCCCCCGCATCGTACCTTCGTCCACCCCCTCACCCACTGATACGTGGAGCTTGTCTCCGAAAAAGACCACCCCCTTCACCCCCCGGACCCTTTCGAGGGCCTTTTGCGCGCGCCTGCCCTCGTCGCAGAATATCTCGATGACCGAGATCCTGATTCTCTCCCGAATGCCCATGGGCGTGTCGGCTATCAGGAGCCTCCCCTTATCCATAACCCCCACCCGATGGCATCGATCCGCCTCGTCCATGTACGGGGTGGAGACGAAAATCGTCACCCCCTCCCTGAGCAGCTCGTAGAGTATCTTCCAGAATTCCCTACGGGAGACCGGGTCCACGCCGTTTGTCGGCTCGTCCAAGAGAAGCAGCTTCGGGGTATGGATGAGGGCGCAGGCCAGGCCCAGCTTCTGCTTCATCCCGCCGGAGAGGTTCCCCGCAAGTCTCCCGGTAAAGGGCGAAAGCCGGGAGAACTCCATCAGCCGATCGAACCGCTCTTTTTTCTCCGCCGCGTCGACGAGATACAACTCGGCGTAGAAGTCGATGTTCTCCCGGACCGTCAAATCCTCATAGAGGCCGAAGCGTTGGGACATATAGGCGATA includes:
- a CDS encoding ABC transporter ATP-binding protein — translated: MTEYAIKTKGLSRTFGGVRAVDGLDLGVRYGEIFGLIGPDGAGKTTTMRMLAGVMAVDGGDAQVLGHDVVNEPESVKTDIAYMSQRFGLYEDLTVRENIDFYAELYLVDAAEKKERFDRLMEFSRLSPFTGRLAGNLSGGMKQKLGLACALIHTPKLLLLDEPTNGVDPVSRREFWKILYELLREGVTIFVSTPYMDEADRCHRVGVMDKGRLLIADTPMGIRERIRISVIEIFCDEGRRAQKALERVRGVKGVVFFGDKLHVSVGEGVDEGTMRGTLEEHGIAFRSVRSIIPSLEDIFFELS